GATGATTTCGCTCTGTTCGTTGCGCTCAAGAAGGAATTCGGCGGAGCGGTATGGAGCGATTGGCCTTGTGAGCTCCGCGACCGGGAACAGAACGCCATGAAAAATGCGGAAGATTGTTTTGGCGAGGCTGTCGGCTATACAAAATTCCTTCAGTATGTGTTCTTTAAACAATATACAGCGCTGAAAGACTACTGCCGTGAGCGGAATATCCAGATGATCGGCGACATTCCCATCTATGTGAATTACGACAGCCCGGATGTATGGAAAAATCCGGAGCTTTTTAAGCTTAACGAATGGAAAAAACCCGCTTTCATCGCCGGAGTCCCGCCCGATTATTTCAGCGCCACCGGACAGCTCTGGGGAAATCCGGTCTATGATTGGGATGCGTTGAAAAAACAGGGGTATCTCTGGTGGATACGGCGTTTCGAGCATAATTTCAACCTTTTCGATCTGGTCAGAGTGGATCATTTCCGCGGATTCATCGCTTACTGGGAAGTCGGTGCCGGAGAAAAAACAGCGGTAAATGGGAATTGGATCAAGGCGCCGGCGGAAGATTTCTTCAAAACGCTCCTGAGACGGTTCCCTGTGTTTCCCGTACTCGCGGAGGACCTGGGAGTCATCAACGCCGATGTCCGTGAGATCATGCGCCAGTACGAATTTCCGGGCATGAAAGTACTGCTGTTCGCTTTCGGCGGCGCACCGGCAAAAAATCCCTATACTCCGCACAATCATGTGAAAGACTGTGTAGTCTACACCGGCACCCACGACAACAATACGGTGAAGGGATGGTTCGAAAAAGATGCCGGAAAGGAAGAGAAAGAGAATTTTTTCCGCTACCTGGGACGCACTGTTCCTCCGGAAGAGATATCCGGTGAATTCCTGCGCATGGCCATGATGTCGGTCGCCAATACCATCATCATTCCGGTTCAGGATATTCTTAACCTGGGTGCGGAGGCGCGCATGAATACTCCTTCCACCGCTTCAGGGAACTGGAAATGGCGGCTGGCGCCGGGCGCCCTTACTCCGGAGATTGCCGCGATGTTGAAAGAACTGACTGAGATTTACGGAAGGGATTAAAAATGCTTATAGATACATCATCCAGGAGGATTCATGCCAGCGAATGAAAAAGCAGTTCTACTCTTTGCCGAAGCCGCTGTGGAAAGTCTCGAAGCGGAGAAAACTTTGCCCGCCAAGTTCAAACGTATTCTGAAAAAGTGCTGCCTGCCTGCGAAAGTCTCCGGGAAGACGGTGGCGGTCAAGATGCACCTGGGTGAAAATATTGGATTTACCACCATTCACCCGGTGTTCGTGCGGATTCTGGTAGAGGCGCTCTTTGAAGCCGGCGCCAGGTCGGTAAAAATTCTCGACGGCAGGGCGCAGAATGGGCTTGCACGGGGCTATACCCGTGAAGTGCTGGGGTGTCCGGTGGTTTCCTGTTTCGGAGAGAGCGGCAAGTATCTCTATTCCGAACAGATCGGGTTCAAAGACCTTGATGTTGCCCTTCTTTCCGGCGAGGCGCTGGACAGCGATGTATTCATCGACCTTGCTCATGTGAAGGGGCACGGCGCCTGCGGATTCGGCGGCGCGTTGAAAAATATCGCCATGGGTCTCGTACCTCCTGAAACGAGGAGCAAACTGCACCATTTGGAGGGCGGAATAACTGTCGACACTTCCAAGTGCATATTCTGTCTGAAATGTTTCGAAGCCTGCCCCAACAGCGCCATAACTCCGGATAAAGAGAATAAAGTGATTTCCATCTTTCATCACCATTGCACCTACTGCCAGCACTGTGTCATGATCTGTCCCCAGGGCGCAGTCACCATGGAAGGCCATCAGTTCCGTGATTTTTCACGGGGTATGGCGCTGGTGACCGCGGCGGCGCTGAAGAAATTCGCTCCCGAAAACCTCCTGTTCATCAATTTCCTCACCAATATTACCATGTACTGTGACTGCTGGGGGTTCAGTTCCCCCTCCCTGGTTCCCGATATCGGCATTCTCGCCGGTGAGGATATCGCAGCCATAGACACCGCCTCTCTGGACATGATTAAAAGCGAGAACTTTCTCCCAAGCGGCCTTCCGAAAGACCGAAAGCTGGGCGAAGGCAGGCACCTGTTCGAGCAGATTCACGGCAAGGATCCTTATATCATGCTGGAGTATTTGAAAGAATACTATCCCTGCACGAGCGGGTATGAATTGGAAATGGTGAGGTAAAAAGACAAACTCACCAGTAGGGTGGTAGAAAGGGGGATCAAGGGGTGAGTTATCTTCAATTTTCATGCCCTCAAAAATATCTTTTTCCGGTACAGAATATACAGGAACAGCCATTTCATCGCGATGACGCACACAGTAAGGAACAGCGATCTATAGCTTCCCAGGCGCCCGGCAAATTCGTGTACGAAGACGGTCACGATCAAGCCGAAATCGAAAATTCCCTGCGCAAAATAGATGGTGATGGAATTAAGGCCGACCACCACGAACGGGAACGACCATTTCCGGTAGCCGCGTACATCTATCAGCCAGTAGAACAGGGCTAAAAGAAGGATGCTTATTCCTCCGGCGAAAAGCGCAAACGAGCTGGTCCAGAGCAGTTTGTTGATGGGGAAGATGATATTCCAGAGGAGGCCGAGCGCTAGACAGGCTGCCCCC
This sequence is a window from Candidatus Latescibacter sp.. Protein-coding genes within it:
- a CDS encoding DUF362 domain-containing protein translates to MPANEKAVLLFAEAAVESLEAEKTLPAKFKRILKKCCLPAKVSGKTVAVKMHLGENIGFTTIHPVFVRILVEALFEAGARSVKILDGRAQNGLARGYTREVLGCPVVSCFGESGKYLYSEQIGFKDLDVALLSGEALDSDVFIDLAHVKGHGACGFGGALKNIAMGLVPPETRSKLHHLEGGITVDTSKCIFCLKCFEACPNSAITPDKENKVISIFHHHCTYCQHCVMICPQGAVTMEGHQFRDFSRGMALVTAAALKKFAPENLLFINFLTNITMYCDCWGFSSPSLVPDIGILAGEDIAAIDTASLDMIKSENFLPSGLPKDRKLGEGRHLFEQIHGKDPYIMLEYLKEYYPCTSGYELEMVR
- the malQ gene encoding 4-alpha-glucanotransferase — protein: DDFALFVALKKEFGGAVWSDWPCELRDREQNAMKNAEDCFGEAVGYTKFLQYVFFKQYTALKDYCRERNIQMIGDIPIYVNYDSPDVWKNPELFKLNEWKKPAFIAGVPPDYFSATGQLWGNPVYDWDALKKQGYLWWIRRFEHNFNLFDLVRVDHFRGFIAYWEVGAGEKTAVNGNWIKAPAEDFFKTLLRRFPVFPVLAEDLGVINADVREIMRQYEFPGMKVLLFAFGGAPAKNPYTPHNHVKDCVVYTGTHDNNTVKGWFEKDAGKEEKENFFRYLGRTVPPEEISGEFLRMAMMSVANTIIIPVQDILNLGAEARMNTPSTASGNWKWRLAPGALTPEIAAMLKELTEIYGRD